A region of Paenibacillus sp. 37 DNA encodes the following proteins:
- a CDS encoding metallophosphoesterase family protein, translating into MGNEHTPEQPIASFQVITDTHVRDEADHIHNRHLDQALADIATFSQGSSGIMHVGDVTDRGLPSEYRELQRIWKQHAESLPDIWYTVGNHDIGAVVWQEPPIVLLEMKEDEVAELLEQEVDMEWVTKQTAAESAALIEKLSGGTYTLSAAPSEQEGQDGGRISSGVDPITVAGLWQRRLSDFEGTTGMKGAYHDHWIDGYHYIFLGTEQPHPKDCDMSAEQLEWLDAKLSEHATPDHPIFLFLHQPLMDTVAGSLKEQGWYGVNQDAELKAVLAKYPQAILFSGHTHWQLEAQHTMYDGAGHMPTMFNASSVGYLWTDQDEHLEGSEGLHVEVYKDRVVVKGRDFVAGEWIEGIEFTVRYPVKG; encoded by the coding sequence ATGGGAAATGAACATACACCGGAGCAACCTATTGCCAGCTTCCAGGTTATTACGGACACACATGTGCGAGATGAGGCAGACCATATTCATAACCGGCATCTGGACCAAGCGTTAGCCGACATAGCTACATTCAGTCAGGGGAGCAGCGGGATTATGCATGTGGGTGATGTGACGGATCGGGGGCTGCCGAGCGAATATCGTGAGTTGCAGCGCATATGGAAGCAACATGCGGAGAGCTTGCCGGACATTTGGTACACGGTAGGTAATCATGATATTGGAGCCGTGGTATGGCAAGAACCGCCGATCGTTTTGCTTGAGATGAAAGAAGATGAAGTAGCCGAGTTGTTGGAGCAAGAAGTAGATATGGAATGGGTCACTAAACAAACCGCTGCTGAATCAGCTGCTCTAATTGAGAAACTATCCGGCGGAACCTATACGTTGTCTGCTGCACCTTCGGAGCAGGAGGGTCAGGATGGGGGACGGATCTCTTCAGGAGTGGACCCCATTACAGTCGCAGGGTTATGGCAGCGTCGATTAAGTGATTTTGAAGGGACAACAGGTATGAAGGGTGCATACCACGATCACTGGATTGATGGGTATCATTATATTTTCCTGGGCACCGAGCAACCTCATCCGAAGGATTGCGATATGTCGGCTGAACAATTGGAGTGGCTGGATGCCAAATTGTCTGAGCATGCAACGCCAGATCATCCCATCTTTTTGTTCTTGCACCAACCACTCATGGATACAGTAGCTGGATCGTTGAAGGAACAAGGCTGGTATGGTGTGAATCAGGATGCAGAACTGAAGGCTGTTCTGGCCAAATATCCGCAAGCGATCCTCTTCTCGGGTCACACTCATTGGCAACTGGAGGCGCAGCATACGATGTACGATGGTGCGGGCCACATGCCAACCATGTTTAACGCTTCGTCTGTAGGTTATCTCTGGACAGATCAGGATGAGCATCTGGAGGGCAGTGAAGGACTTCATGTGGAGGTTTATAAGGATCGAGTTGTTGTGAAGGGACGGGACTTTGTCGCGGGTGAATGGATTGAGGGTATTGAGTTTACGGTGCGTTATCCTGTAAAAGGGTAG
- a CDS encoding TetR/AcrR family transcriptional regulator codes for MKDLNSGSTESAHTVTTFQEARLQHSDNLRQNIVHAAAALLQEHGPEAVTVRRVAERMECSTKIIYNLFGKKEGLAKHLYLEGCSLMAQRFEAMPRQASFEQYFRDLAYVYWDFGISQSSFYQLMFGGSFSEFKPDGETLQGTATALKQVSALVEIAIKQGMLQVQDPLLAVRMIWAPLHGVIHLYLGGHIESEEAAKTLYDHTLSMVIHSLVSASANG; via the coding sequence ATGAAGGATCTTAATTCAGGTTCCACAGAATCTGCACATACGGTAACAACCTTTCAGGAAGCCAGACTCCAGCACTCGGATAATCTGCGGCAAAATATTGTGCATGCTGCTGCTGCTTTACTGCAAGAGCATGGACCGGAAGCCGTCACGGTACGCCGTGTAGCTGAGCGCATGGAGTGCTCCACCAAAATCATATATAACCTCTTCGGCAAAAAAGAAGGGTTAGCCAAACATCTGTATTTAGAGGGATGCTCCCTCATGGCCCAGCGTTTTGAAGCTATGCCCCGGCAGGCATCGTTCGAACAATATTTCCGTGATCTGGCCTACGTCTACTGGGACTTCGGCATTTCTCAATCCAGCTTCTATCAGCTGATGTTTGGAGGATCTTTTTCCGAGTTCAAACCAGATGGAGAGACCTTACAAGGAACAGCGACTGCACTGAAGCAAGTGTCTGCTTTGGTGGAGATAGCGATTAAACAGGGAATGCTTCAGGTGCAGGATCCCCTGCTTGCGGTACGAATGATCTGGGCCCCCTTACACGGTGTTATTCATCTGTACCTGGGAGGCCATATTGAGAGCGAAGAAGCTGCCAAAACCCTCTATGATCATACGTTGTCTATGGTTATACACTCCCTTGTAAGTGCATCCGCGAATGGATAA
- a CDS encoding class I SAM-dependent methyltransferase: MKRDHIIEYYSGFDEWGRLEREPIEFIINMHYIREHLPATGCILDNGAGPGKYAMELAKLGYQVTLSDLTPSSVDTARQKAQEFGLAQQFDGFHVLDATSLSGVADETYDASLMLGPLYHLQTDEERTAAVRELYRVTKRGGVVFVAMQSRMRMSINSLQSPQHWKPNDNMAAISSFVEKGIFDHQDQGRFTGAYYFNIQDVTPFMEQHGFETIDLIGSSSLRAMLTDEQQRYWKERGEYDELMQYMINAAKDPSILGISSHLLYIGRKK; this comes from the coding sequence ATGAAGAGAGATCATATTATTGAATATTATTCCGGGTTTGATGAGTGGGGCAGGCTGGAGCGGGAACCAATTGAATTCATCATTAACATGCATTACATCAGGGAACATCTCCCCGCTACTGGTTGTATTCTGGATAATGGCGCAGGACCAGGAAAGTATGCCATGGAGCTTGCGAAGCTGGGGTATCAGGTCACTTTATCGGATCTGACACCTTCCTCCGTGGATACTGCGAGGCAAAAGGCTCAGGAGTTTGGTTTGGCACAGCAATTCGATGGGTTCCATGTTCTCGATGCCACTTCTCTCTCGGGTGTGGCTGACGAGACGTACGATGCGTCCCTCATGCTGGGGCCTTTGTATCATCTGCAGACAGACGAAGAGCGCACGGCTGCTGTAAGGGAGTTGTACCGTGTGACCAAGCGAGGGGGCGTGGTGTTTGTAGCCATGCAGAGCCGAATGCGCATGAGTATCAATTCACTGCAATCCCCGCAGCATTGGAAGCCGAATGATAATATGGCAGCCATCTCTTCTTTTGTGGAAAAAGGTATTTTCGATCATCAGGATCAAGGACGATTTACGGGAGCATACTATTTTAATATTCAGGACGTTACGCCCTTCATGGAGCAACATGGATTTGAAACCATTGATTTGATTGGTTCATCCAGCCTTAGAGCGATGCTCACGGACGAGCAGCAGCGATACTGGAAAGAGCGTGGCGAGTATGATGAACTCATGCAATATATGATAAATGCTGCTAAGGACCCTTCTATATTGGGAATCTCGTCTCATTTGCTGTACATCGGGAGGAAGAAATAA
- a CDS encoding LLM class flavin-dependent oxidoreductase, which yields MEIGISTFVETNPDVKTGELISHAQRIRDVVEEIVLADQVGLDVYGVGEHHRADYAASSPAVILAAAASQTKNIRLTSAVTVLSSHDPVRVYQDFATLDGISNGRAEIMAGRGSFIESFPLFGYDLNDYDELFDEKLDLLLKLRDSEKVTWEGKHRPSFNNLGIYPRPVQEKLPVWIGSGGNQESVVRAGLLGLPLVLAIIGGRPVQFAPLVELYKKAAAHAGHDASKLTVASHSHGFIADTTDEAVEKFFPPAQAVMNILGRERGWGHYGRATFDAARSLEGALYVGDVDTVAQKIIYLRKEVGITRFMLHTPLGTMPHNEVMRAIELLGKEVAPIVRKEIARWEAENEEAR from the coding sequence ATGGAAATCGGAATTAGTACATTTGTGGAGACAAACCCGGATGTAAAAACAGGAGAACTTATCAGTCATGCGCAGCGTATTCGGGATGTTGTTGAAGAGATTGTTTTGGCAGATCAGGTGGGTCTGGATGTATACGGCGTGGGAGAACATCATCGTGCTGACTACGCTGCTTCATCACCAGCTGTCATTCTGGCCGCGGCAGCTTCACAGACCAAGAATATTCGCTTGACGAGTGCGGTAACGGTGCTGTCATCGCATGATCCGGTACGGGTATATCAAGATTTCGCGACATTAGATGGCATTTCGAACGGACGTGCAGAGATTATGGCAGGGCGTGGATCATTTATCGAATCCTTCCCGTTGTTCGGCTATGATTTGAATGATTATGATGAACTATTTGACGAGAAACTGGATTTGCTGCTCAAGCTGCGTGATTCTGAAAAAGTAACCTGGGAAGGAAAACACCGTCCTTCCTTTAACAATCTGGGCATCTACCCGCGCCCGGTACAGGAAAAACTTCCGGTATGGATTGGCAGTGGCGGTAATCAGGAATCGGTTGTTCGTGCAGGGCTGCTCGGTTTGCCGCTGGTGCTTGCCATTATCGGTGGTCGTCCGGTGCAATTCGCACCACTGGTGGAGCTGTACAAGAAAGCAGCTGCACATGCGGGACATGATGCTTCCAAGCTGACTGTTGCTTCTCACTCTCACGGCTTTATTGCCGATACAACAGACGAAGCTGTGGAGAAATTCTTCCCGCCAGCTCAAGCAGTCATGAACATACTAGGTCGTGAACGTGGATGGGGACACTACGGCCGTGCGACATTTGATGCGGCGCGCAGTCTGGAAGGTGCATTGTATGTAGGTGATGTGGATACTGTAGCTCAGAAAATTATTTATCTGCGTAAAGAAGTCGGGATTACACGCTTCATGTTACACACCCCACTCGGAACCATGCCTCACAACGAGGTCATGAGAGCGATCGAACTGCTTGGTAAAGAAGTTGCTCCAATCGTGCGTAAGGAAATTGCACGTTGGGAAGCTGAGAACGAAGAGGCCCGTTAA
- a CDS encoding DMT family transporter, with translation MTNSHAYLGWVLLALAIGLELSATILLKVSDGFSRLWPSVLMFVCYGASFTFLNFAVKYMPLAVAYAIWSGVGITLIGVVGHYFFGERLRLTSMVWIGFILIGIIGLKWSDS, from the coding sequence ATGACGAACAGTCATGCCTACCTGGGCTGGGTACTGTTGGCACTGGCCATCGGGCTGGAGCTGAGTGCTACCATTTTGCTAAAAGTATCGGATGGATTCTCGCGGTTATGGCCTTCGGTGTTGATGTTTGTCTGTTATGGCGCAAGTTTTACCTTTCTTAATTTTGCAGTGAAGTATATGCCGCTGGCTGTAGCCTATGCGATCTGGTCTGGCGTGGGCATTACGCTCATTGGCGTTGTGGGGCATTACTTTTTTGGTGAACGTCTGCGGCTCACGTCGATGGTCTGGATCGGATTTATTCTGATTGGCATTATTGGACTGAAATGGAGTGATTCTTGA
- a CDS encoding zinc ribbon domain-containing protein YjdM encodes MSNLPNCPKCNSEYTYEDGNLLVCPECAHEWSLEADNDNAEDAKVIRDANGNVLSDGDTVTVIKDLKVKGSSLVVKQGTKVKNIRLIDGDHDIDCKIDSLGAMKLKSEFVKKI; translated from the coding sequence ATGTCTAATTTGCCTAACTGCCCCAAATGTAATTCAGAGTACACGTACGAGGATGGTAACCTGTTGGTTTGCCCGGAGTGCGCGCATGAATGGTCTTTGGAAGCAGACAATGATAACGCTGAGGATGCAAAAGTAATCCGTGATGCCAACGGAAATGTGCTAAGTGATGGGGATACCGTTACGGTCATTAAAGATCTGAAGGTAAAAGGTAGTTCGCTTGTGGTCAAACAGGGCACCAAGGTGAAGAATATCCGCCTGATTGATGGGGATCATGATATTGATTGCAAGATCGACAGCTTGGGTGCAATGAAGTTGAAGTCTGAGTTTGTGAAAAAGATATAA
- a CDS encoding VanZ family protein, which yields MSSYVFPVQTAFFIFVVAAMFLLVPWLIYGYRKDGFFSWSRFGVSFSFIFYILAAYCLVILPFPTTRDTCAQQAADTIYYNLVPFTFVKDIMKETPIVWSQPSSYLSMIQGRAFLQVLFNVLLLMPLGVYIRYFFQKRSFWKYALLGGLGLSLFFEITQITGFYGYYNCPYRLFDVDDLLLNTSGAVIGFFTAPILLALFPSRASIQAKSEQIVEQNRVYAMPQLLALIIDGIIVVFLSNLISIFTASDVISDALSTSIAMVIVLFFIPWVRNGVTPGSAILRFRYVNRQTGTPTSESLFKRFAALYTPWFVITIIGWVNDYAFTSNEDVMLRPYQILLSLGTVGVYMLVYAVLFIHILIVLFSRGKRSFYFDEVSRTRASRK from the coding sequence ATGTCCTCATATGTTTTCCCTGTGCAAACGGCTTTTTTTATATTTGTCGTCGCGGCCATGTTTTTGCTGGTGCCGTGGTTAATCTATGGGTATCGTAAAGACGGCTTCTTTAGCTGGTCGCGGTTTGGCGTCAGCTTTTCCTTTATCTTTTATATTCTGGCTGCCTATTGCCTTGTCATTCTCCCTTTTCCGACCACGCGAGATACCTGTGCACAGCAAGCTGCTGACACGATCTACTACAATCTGGTTCCATTCACTTTTGTCAAAGACATCATGAAGGAAACACCCATTGTATGGTCTCAGCCTTCCAGCTATCTGAGCATGATTCAGGGCAGAGCCTTTCTGCAAGTTCTATTTAACGTCCTGCTTCTCATGCCGCTAGGTGTATATATCCGTTATTTTTTTCAAAAGAGATCATTCTGGAAGTACGCCCTGCTTGGTGGATTAGGGCTTTCCCTATTCTTCGAGATCACTCAAATCACCGGATTCTACGGGTATTACAATTGTCCTTACCGCCTGTTCGATGTAGATGATCTGTTATTGAACACTTCGGGAGCAGTCATTGGATTCTTCACAGCGCCCATCCTGCTTGCTTTATTCCCATCACGTGCAAGCATTCAGGCGAAGAGTGAACAGATCGTGGAGCAAAACCGAGTGTATGCTATGCCTCAATTGCTCGCGTTAATTATTGATGGAATCATTGTTGTCTTCCTTTCGAATCTAATCTCCATCTTTACAGCGTCTGATGTGATCAGTGATGCGCTAAGTACATCCATTGCTATGGTCATTGTGCTGTTCTTCATACCTTGGGTGCGAAATGGGGTAACTCCAGGCTCGGCCATCTTGCGATTCCGCTATGTGAATCGTCAGACCGGCACACCTACCAGTGAATCGTTATTCAAAAGATTTGCCGCACTTTACACGCCTTGGTTCGTGATTACAATCATCGGCTGGGTCAATGATTATGCCTTCACCAGTAATGAGGATGTTATGCTCCGGCCTTATCAAATATTGCTTTCCCTAGGAACAGTCGGTGTCTATATGTTGGTCTATGCCGTGCTCTTTATTCATATTTTGATCGTGCTTTTCTCCCGTGGAAAACGTTCCTTCTACTTCGATGAGGTGTCCCGCACACGTGCCTCTCGTAAATAA
- a CDS encoding DUF4385 domain-containing protein has protein sequence MKKFDYSLNYDELDLRKHPELYTVGRGEQGVLMVEPYKGEILPHWRFKTPEIATESSEKIYELFVEYKKKGDFVGMDMARKFLQMGYTRARRYTNHKGGRKYSKEDGSILPYQNDKVKAEAAAIFKAQWEIAKTDPDYVKMKKEHREKYESDEA, from the coding sequence ATGAAAAAATTTGATTACAGTCTCAATTATGATGAGTTGGATCTGCGCAAACATCCTGAGTTGTACACCGTAGGCCGGGGCGAGCAGGGTGTTCTGATGGTAGAGCCGTACAAAGGCGAGATTCTGCCACACTGGCGATTCAAAACACCCGAGATTGCGACAGAGTCATCGGAGAAGATCTATGAGCTATTTGTGGAGTATAAGAAAAAGGGAGATTTCGTGGGTATGGATATGGCTCGCAAATTTCTCCAGATGGGTTATACACGGGCCAGACGGTATACAAATCACAAAGGAGGACGCAAATACTCGAAGGAGGATGGCTCGATCCTGCCCTATCAGAATGATAAGGTGAAGGCAGAAGCCGCGGCCATATTCAAAGCACAATGGGAGATTGCGAAGACGGATCCAGACTATGTGAAAATGAAGAAGGAGCATCGGGAAAAGTACGAGTCTGATGAGGCGTAG
- a CDS encoding VWA domain-containing protein yields the protein MTDSFIHLNTGQNISINESTQLQVTIQCTSSPSPLDVSCFMVNEEGKVPSDDYFVFYNQKADPHQSVLLQQAEELKSSFVLDTNQLQQAPVEKCVFTATLDAGGTFADVQACQAIVQAGSQQITYEITQVTAETALILIEIYKYRDGFKVRAIGRGFFGGLQPLAESFGVEIESNDTSEAEQVLLTAQAEVAATSPEVLAPVAAPNTIHPPLNLTKIDLLKRKVTLSLQKKKIEPIQARVAVVFDASGSMYHLYRKGIVQEAFERILAIASAFDDNGELDVWFFAKDFLRAPSVTARDFENYIERTYTLGSKGGTNNEPPVMQDVIRKYTIEEPDVKMPTYIIFFSDGGVSQKGKIMRLITESSTKNLFWQFVGLGQANYGILEKLDDMTGRFIDNADFFALDDISKISDEELYDRLLTEFPGWIKEARAKGILA from the coding sequence ATGACAGATTCGTTCATCCATTTAAACACAGGCCAGAATATCAGTATCAACGAATCCACCCAACTTCAGGTAACCATTCAATGTACATCATCTCCTTCTCCCTTGGATGTTAGCTGCTTTATGGTGAACGAAGAGGGAAAAGTCCCATCCGACGACTATTTTGTTTTCTATAATCAGAAGGCCGATCCCCATCAAAGTGTGCTTTTGCAACAGGCAGAGGAACTGAAATCCTCTTTTGTACTGGATACAAATCAATTACAGCAGGCCCCTGTGGAAAAATGTGTGTTTACGGCTACTCTGGATGCGGGAGGCACCTTCGCCGATGTTCAGGCATGTCAGGCGATTGTACAAGCGGGTTCCCAGCAGATCACCTATGAGATCACACAGGTCACTGCGGAAACAGCACTTATTCTCATTGAAATCTATAAGTATCGTGACGGGTTCAAAGTTCGTGCGATTGGGCGAGGTTTCTTTGGTGGATTGCAGCCGCTGGCGGAGTCATTCGGTGTTGAAATTGAGAGTAACGACACCTCGGAAGCCGAACAGGTTCTTCTCACCGCACAAGCTGAAGTAGCAGCGACCTCTCCAGAAGTCTTGGCACCTGTTGCTGCACCAAACACGATTCATCCGCCCCTTAACCTGACCAAGATCGATCTCCTCAAGCGTAAAGTAACCCTGTCTCTGCAAAAGAAAAAGATCGAACCTATACAGGCACGTGTTGCCGTTGTATTTGATGCATCAGGCTCCATGTACCATCTGTATCGCAAAGGCATCGTGCAAGAAGCCTTCGAGCGTATCCTGGCGATTGCATCAGCGTTTGATGATAACGGAGAGTTGGACGTCTGGTTCTTCGCCAAAGACTTCTTGCGTGCACCTAGCGTCACCGCCAGGGATTTCGAGAATTATATTGAACGCACATATACGCTGGGAAGCAAAGGCGGTACCAATAACGAACCTCCTGTGATGCAGGATGTCATTCGCAAATACACGATCGAGGAACCCGATGTGAAGATGCCAACGTATATTATCTTTTTTAGCGATGGCGGGGTCAGTCAAAAAGGGAAAATTATGCGGCTTATTACCGAAAGCTCAACCAAAAACCTGTTCTGGCAATTTGTTGGCCTAGGCCAAGCCAATTACGGCATTCTCGAGAAACTCGATGACATGACAGGACGTTTCATCGATAATGCTGACTTTTTTGCTCTCGACGATATCTCCAAGATCAGCGATGAAGAATTGTACGATCGTCTCCTCACTGAATTTCCAGGTTGGATAAAGGAAGCTCGGGCCAAAGGTATTTTGGCCTAA
- a CDS encoding carboxylesterase/lipase family protein yields MRELQVQTTYGTVQGELLHDASVWKGIPYAKPPVGELRFKTPVQPESWDGIRQATQFGPENIQPRNHQPEGQTEIPNESEDSLYLNIWAPKEKGATPLPVMVWIHGGSFVSGSGSQPMYDGTQLAVRGGVIVVTINYRLGPLGFLHMAPLGDSYVSNAGLLDQVAALQWVKDNISAFGGNPDQVTVFGESAGSMSIAALMAMPAAKGLFQRAIMESGASQFMPAEQASALREGMLKILGVDRDNLQKLNTIPVEQIIAAGETVKQQSGAGMALLFQPVLDGQTLPQMPLEAVSEGSAQDIPVLIGTTLHEGALFIQPHVPFSKEIDMVQGVDFMTPDLENRVAIADSYPKTADGQAQVMTDMFFWRSALQYAAAQQKYAPVWMYRFDWVMPEHPLLKRAIHSIEMFFVFNTLHVLKFMNAEPDEAAAALALKVQDAWISFAKNGQPEVAGVNWPEYEQDRATLIFNHEIEVVHDPDAAKRELLGL; encoded by the coding sequence ATGAGAGAACTTCAGGTTCAAACGACATATGGTACCGTTCAAGGCGAACTTTTGCACGATGCAAGCGTATGGAAAGGCATTCCCTATGCGAAACCCCCGGTAGGTGAGCTGCGTTTCAAGACTCCGGTACAGCCCGAGTCATGGGATGGAATCAGACAGGCCACTCAATTTGGACCTGAGAATATACAACCACGAAATCATCAACCAGAAGGCCAGACAGAAATTCCGAATGAGTCAGAAGATAGTTTATATCTGAACATCTGGGCACCTAAGGAAAAAGGAGCAACACCGCTGCCGGTTATGGTATGGATTCACGGCGGTTCCTTCGTGTCAGGTTCGGGTAGCCAGCCGATGTATGATGGTACACAGTTAGCGGTTCGGGGGGGCGTCATCGTTGTGACGATCAACTACCGATTAGGACCTTTAGGTTTCCTGCATATGGCTCCATTAGGTGATTCATATGTATCCAATGCAGGTCTGCTGGATCAGGTTGCGGCATTACAGTGGGTGAAGGATAATATCTCTGCTTTTGGTGGTAACCCGGATCAAGTTACGGTGTTCGGCGAATCAGCGGGAAGTATGAGCATTGCAGCACTGATGGCGATGCCAGCGGCCAAAGGACTGTTCCAACGTGCCATTATGGAGAGTGGTGCATCCCAGTTCATGCCGGCAGAGCAAGCTTCAGCGTTGCGGGAAGGGATGTTAAAGATTCTTGGGGTGGACCGGGACAACCTGCAGAAGTTAAATACAATTCCTGTAGAGCAGATTATTGCAGCCGGTGAAACGGTCAAACAGCAGAGCGGGGCAGGTATGGCATTATTGTTCCAACCTGTATTGGATGGGCAGACACTACCACAGATGCCACTTGAGGCAGTGAGCGAAGGATCAGCGCAGGATATTCCAGTGTTGATTGGTACGACATTACACGAGGGTGCACTGTTCATCCAGCCACATGTACCTTTTTCAAAAGAAATCGATATGGTTCAGGGCGTAGACTTTATGACGCCAGATCTGGAGAACCGGGTAGCCATCGCGGATAGTTATCCAAAAACGGCAGATGGACAAGCCCAAGTGATGACCGATATGTTCTTCTGGCGGTCAGCGCTACAATATGCTGCTGCACAACAGAAATATGCTCCGGTGTGGATGTATCGATTTGATTGGGTGATGCCGGAACATCCCTTGTTAAAAAGAGCGATTCACAGCATTGAAATGTTCTTTGTGTTTAATACACTACATGTCCTCAAATTCATGAATGCGGAGCCGGATGAAGCTGCGGCGGCACTTGCTCTCAAGGTACAGGATGCCTGGATTTCCTTTGCCAAGAATGGCCAACCTGAAGTTGCAGGTGTGAACTGGCCTGAATATGAGCAGGATCGTGCGACACTAATTTTCAACCATGAGATTGAGGTTGTACATGATCCGGATGCAGCCAAGCGAGAGCTGTTAGGGTTATAA
- a CDS encoding HAD family hydrolase, producing the protein MQDESYMDELLNPIKAVLFDKDGTLLDFTGMWGFWTDCVLNDFREQLATKGLRIDTDEFPQIWGTFHDDQGRMNGYDVRGPLAMGTMDEMYAVLTWHGYRAGLSWAESKIMVRECLARAEEEMEQHRPAHPLPGVREFLEQCRTKGVIMGVVTADDTPSAVKHLQWMGLDSFFDVVIGTDLVERGKPFPDMLLLACERLGVSVQNTVVIGDTDGDMEMARAAGAGYRIGIGEPGRIRLAGRTIQSFHELLNGGLNR; encoded by the coding sequence ATGCAAGATGAATCGTATATGGATGAATTACTAAATCCGATTAAGGCCGTTTTGTTCGACAAGGACGGGACGTTGCTGGATTTTACAGGCATGTGGGGATTCTGGACCGATTGTGTGTTGAACGATTTCAGAGAACAGTTAGCGACCAAAGGACTCCGTATCGACACAGATGAATTCCCACAGATATGGGGTACATTCCACGATGACCAAGGCCGAATGAATGGGTATGATGTGCGTGGGCCACTTGCGATGGGCACGATGGATGAAATGTATGCCGTACTGACTTGGCATGGATATCGTGCGGGTCTCAGCTGGGCGGAATCCAAGATTATGGTCCGGGAGTGTTTGGCGCGAGCGGAGGAAGAGATGGAGCAGCATCGTCCGGCACATCCGTTACCGGGTGTTCGAGAATTCCTTGAACAGTGCCGTACCAAGGGCGTGATTATGGGTGTAGTGACGGCAGATGATACACCAAGTGCGGTTAAACATTTGCAGTGGATGGGGCTGGACTCCTTCTTTGACGTGGTGATTGGTACGGATCTGGTGGAGCGGGGCAAACCATTTCCCGATATGCTTCTGCTTGCCTGTGAACGGTTGGGTGTATCCGTGCAGAATACGGTGGTCATTGGAGATACGGACGGAGATATGGAGATGGCACGAGCCGCTGGTGCAGGATACCGGATTGGGATTGGAGAACCGGGAAGAATCCGCTTGGCGGGCAGAACGATTCAATCCTTCCATGAATTGCTGAATGGTGGGCTGAATCGATGA
- a CDS encoding retropepsin-like aspartic protease: MKISEIYGLPFISIKLEFRGEVLQLEKVLLDTGSASTLLNADAVREVGMVPEEDDLVDIIRGVGGIEYVYTKSLDSITVDGTTINDFQVEIGNMDYGLEIDGILGFNFMKQTGVVINANLMELSIDKP, from the coding sequence ATGAAAATTTCAGAGATTTATGGTCTACCCTTCATAAGCATAAAACTTGAATTTAGAGGAGAAGTACTACAATTAGAAAAAGTCCTTTTGGATACCGGATCAGCTAGTACATTGCTGAATGCAGATGCAGTTCGGGAAGTAGGAATGGTTCCTGAAGAGGATGATCTCGTTGATATTATAAGAGGTGTAGGCGGTATAGAGTATGTTTATACCAAGTCACTCGATTCTATAACTGTAGATGGAACAACGATTAATGATTTTCAAGTTGAAATAGGAAATATGGATTATGGTTTAGAGATTGACGGAATTCTGGGATTTAATTTTATGAAACAGACCGGTGTTGTAATTAATGCCAACCTGATGGAACTAAGTATAGATAAGCCATAA